GGTTGCACAAACCacatattaaaagaaaatggtAAACATTAGTATTCTGCTTTTGGGTTTTTAAATTGCtcacatgtattttattttataaactagtgttatatgaaaagaaaaaaataaggaaTAACCACTGGCTAAACAAGAAATTTTATTCTATGGATATACAGGGGAAGAcccttaaaattaaaataattaacagtCTGTAATATGTCCGAACACTAGAggctgacatttttttttttttttggtttactgGAGAATTTTTCTCCCttcttgacttttttttatcaattcatCAGGCCGAGGTTTCTCTACAAACAATTTGGGCAACCTGATCTCatggaaaaacaaatatattttggactttgTATCGCTTAACCAGTTCCATATGTTTAGCTTTTCTGATAAAACAAGCTTGCTCAGTAGCTTAGCTGGTACGGGATTGTACTTGCGGAAGGCTAGGGTAGGAATCCCGTGAAACATGACTCACGATAAAAGATGAGAGATCAAAAACAAGCTAAACAGCATGCTTACGATTgcgtttttatgtcacatttgcttttgttagcACTATCGGagaggtttaggtgtagtgtaGATGGTGTGTAATGGAGTATTACacttttagtgccactcactggacatttcaaatcagaactgcaCTGATGCGTACAAAACCAACATGATATAAAACGCACCATATTTGCGTTTATCTGTTtcgggaaaaaaaatgaacacgcttttagcgccactcagtggacatttcacacATGGCATTACATATTTccgttttgcaaaaatgttcccactagtgttgtcaaaagtactaaCCGcaataccaagtcagtactgaaatttaagatttgtaaacacctctgattgaaGCTGCATTCAAAGGACCCCTTTTATAATAAAATGCTTTTAAGTAATCATTTACAATTGGCCATGTCAgatatgagaaaaaaagaaaaacagcactGGAATATAGACAGCCAAACCACCtttttaaatgctgtataagaGTTATTCCATCTGACAAGATCTGACAATCTTACAGGTAAAGCACAGATGACTAGCAGTCCAAAGTGAGAACCTGTATGACCAATAAGGTGccataaacaaaacacacacaaaaaaattcagAAGGTAGTTTTTTAGTAATATGAATGGTCTTAATGATATCCAATGATGGAAAACTATGTGACCTACTTTATTAATTCGGTTGTAGGATTGTaaaggacacacaaaaaaacaacaacaacgactTTCATAGAGACCAAGACCTTCTATAAAAGCTTTGAATCCAGTGGTAAACCTTGTGGGAATCGGTAAGAACAACTTCAAACAAGTTCATTAGAATGTAAAGGTTTTCTTCTCCGTTTATTCCCagtacaaataaaaacaaaggcaaaaaaaaagataaaataaaataacatccCATGTGAGGTGTGTAACAAAGTCCCAAAAACAATGCTTGCTTGCTTAATTTTTTAACACAGGTGAGATGTTATACCTGCATGGTGTTTCACCTCCTCCGGTGCCATTACGTCAGCTACCGGATTGTCAGCTGGTAGCCGACGTTTACCGATGCTTCGCCCCTATACCAGTACATGTCCCATCAGGGGGGAAGTGGTATATCAGGGATGTTTCCCTGCCAGCCCCTGCAGCAGCCTTTATTGGGGTGTTACCCCCCCAGTCACTCTCCTTCCTCTGGAGCCAGAGCCAAAAGGTCTTTCTCTGCCGCCTCCTCAAGCTCCTTCACCACCTTGTGCCGGTTTATTCCCGCCATGCCAGACTCACAGAGTAGTTAATAAAGattacatcattattattatttgtattgtttGGTGGAGCATACAGATGGCACAATTTCATTGAAGAAAAACTGTCACAAATCTAAATGTGTAATTACCTCATTATTTGTCTCACATAAACACGTAATTATGATAGTCAAGTCACTTTCATTTATAtggcgctttttacaatgcagattgtgtcaaagcagctttacagtgataactggtaaattccattgtaaaaatcaatggttattaatttatctatatatcagcactggagaaaacagagatgtcatcatccagatcagttcagttcacatacaatgatgtcaatgcaggcagatcaaaaacattgttgaatatcaagtgtccccaactaagcaagccaaaggcgacagcagcaaggaacccaaacacCAAGAGGtgttaaaaatggagaaaaaaacctcgGGAGAAACCGGGGTCGGGGGACCAGTTCTTCTCTGGCCAACAGCAAACAATGCTTGATTATGATTCAGGTAGCTTTACAGGTCATAAGCCTGATTGGGATCACAACAGTCAAAacatttaatccagttccatctagttgGGACGGTATGGGGCGGTTTGTTGGtaatctgtgccactggctttCGTGTTGATGAGGCCTTAACAGGATCATACATAACACAAAACATGCGTGTGAAGTGAAATTTAAATTTCCTAATCCATCATATCAAATATCACTAAAGTTCATGTGAAGATAGAATGAGATCAAATGTATTGTTCTATTGTAGGATTATCCCTCTATATATACTGTGATTGCATTGTGCAATTACAGTCCTCTGATGAGTTTGATGATCACAGAATTAAAGCATTTCACAAGATACAACATCCACCTGAGCGTGCATTCTTCTGAATGGCCTCTATCTGGTCTCTGTGTCATAGCCATAAACTCCTCATGTCTCCTGTTGGAGTTCTCTAACTTCATAAACTCTCTAGCTCTATTACTCTCAGCTTCAGCATTCTGTCTCTTGAACTCTTCCATCTCCTGGGTCATCCTGTCTGCCTTATCCTTAAATCCCTTCTCCAACAGATCAGCCTGCTCCCTCAGTTTACTGTCCATGGCACGGTCAGCCTCCTCTCTCTGGAGCCTCAGCTCCAAATCCATCTTCTCCTTCATCTGTCTCATCCTCTCTTCATTACTCTGTTTCTCTGCTTCCATCTTCTCTTCGAGTTGTCGCTGCTTCTGATCTCTGATTTCCTGCTGCAGGAGGGCTGTTTTCTCCATTATCTCTGGTGATTCATTGACAAAAAGAGAAATAAGGAAACAGATGCTTCAAAGAATCGATGCAAAACTATGAAATTAAGAGTCTATTTTGCTGTAAGACAGATAAAACACTGATTTTATATATGATTCATTGTCCTTTAATGAAATAGACTTCAGTGaatgcttataaacatattactACACCTTTTAGGAAGAACACTTCCTTCCATTTTCAACTCATTGATCATTTACACTGGACACACAAAATGTTCTTGTGAAGTGAAATTTAAATTTCCTAATGCATCATATCAAATATCACTGAAGTTCATGTAAAGATAGAATAAAACTATACAGTTGATGTCATTCTAAGATTATACCTCTCTATATATACTGTGATTGTATTTTGTAATTACAATCCTCTGATGAGTTTGATTATAACAGAAGTAAAGCATTTCATGACATAAAACAACTGTCTGAAGAGCTTGCATTCTTCTGCTGTTTGTCCTCCATCTCTTTTTTGTGTTGCTGCATCATCTTAGCCATAGACTGCTCATGTCTCTTGTTTGAGGTCTCTAACTTCTCTTCAAACTCTTTAGCTCTATTACTCTCGTCTTCAGCATTCTGTCTCTTGAACTCTTCCATCTCCTGGGTCATCCTGTCTGCCTTCTCCTTAAAGCCCTTCTCCAACAGATCAGCCTGCTCCCTCAGTTTACTCTCCATGGCACGCTCAGCCTCCTCTCTCTGGAGCCTCAGCTCCAAATCCATCTTCTCCTTCATCTGTCTCATCCTCTCTTCATTACTCTGTTTCTCTGCTTCCATCTTCTCTTCGAGTTGTCGCTGCTTCTGATCTCTGATTTCCTGCTTCAGGAGGGCTGCTTTCTCTATTTCCTCTGGTCATTCAGTGACAAAAAGAGAAATAAGGAAACAGATGCTTCAAAGAATCGATGCAAAACTATGAAATTAAGAGTCTATTTTGCTGTAAGACagataaaatattgattttatatatgATTCATTGTCCTTTAATGAAATAGACTTCAGTGaatgcttataaacatattactACACCTTTTAGGAAGAACACTTCCTTCCATTTTCAACTCATTGATCATTTACACTGGACACACAAAATGTTCTTGTGAAGTGAAATTTAAATTTCCTAATGCATCATATCAAATATCACTGAAGTTCATGTAAAGATAGAATAAAACTATACAGTTGATGTCATTCTAAGATTATACCTCTATATATACTGTGATTGTATTTTGTAATTACAATCCTCTAAGTTTGATTATAACAGAAGTAAAGCATTTCATGAGATACAAATCTACCTGCATTTATCCGCTGAATGGCCTCCATCTGTTCTCTGTGTTGCTGCATCATCATAGCCATAGACTGCTCATGTCTCTTGTTTGATTTCTCCAACTTCTCTGTAAACTCTTTAGCTCTATTACTCTCGGCTTCAGCATTCCGTCTCTTGAACTCTGCTATCTCCTGGGTCATCCTGTCTGCCTTATCCTTAAAGCCCTTCTCCAACAGATCAGCCTGCTCCCTCAGTTTACTGTCCATGGCACGCTCAGCCTCCTCTCTCTGGAGCCTCAGCTCCAAATCCATCTTCACCTCCATATGTCTCATCCTCTCTTCATTAATCCGTCTCTCTGCTTCCATCTTCTCTTCGAGTTGTCGCTGCTTCTCCTCTTTAGCTTTGATTTCCTGCTTCAGGAGGGCTGCTTTCTCTATTTCCTCTGGTCATTCAGTgacaaaaaagagaaatataagGAAACGTGCTTTAAAGACAAAGAATCAAAGCAAAACTATGAAATTAAGAGGCTATTTTGCTGTAAGACAGATAAAATAACGATTTTAAATATGATTCATTGTCCTTTAATGAAATAGATTTCTGTGAATGCTTATAAACATACTAATACACCTTTTAGGAAGAACACTTCCTtccattttcaatttaaaatattttactaaaacagtttatttttatCTAAGTTGCACTCTTTTATAAACATCAATATCATATTGAATGTGACATTTGCTAATGTATCTATGACCTTGAACTAAATTagaaccattaaaatggagcCAGAAGAGTTCAAATTATTGAACTTGATCACACTGATCTTGATTCATAGTGATAATGGCATACACAGCCACCCTGAGCTGCAGTTGTTATTGCAGGGTGTAATTATTGGACCCATGAAACAGACCCTTACATCATCTTGTCCGTGTCTCTGTGTCCTTCAGTGTCTCAGCAGCACTCTCACAAGTACCTAAACCTTTGATCACCTCTTTCTCATAGAGCCTGGTAAGAATATACAAACAAGGAAATTGGGATTTTAATGCTTCAGACTCTCACCCTTAATCTTTTTCTCCTCCTCAGTCAGTTTTTTGTCAGCCTGCAGAATTGCTTTGGAATCCACAGACTTCTGCTTCAGAAACTCCTTTAGGACCTCTTCAGCCTATTGACATACAGACACAGAAAAAATGGATAATTATGACGATGATTATATTTCTGTAGTATGTATAAAGATGTGTAATTAGTGTAATATGGGCAAGACCTTGACTTCTTTATTGGCCTGGCTGTTATAATTCTTCACAATGTCCTCCAGATCCTTGCAGAAGAGATCATAGCCACCTGGTTTGATATAGAAACCCTGCTTGAGATTTTTCGTCATTGTTGCAGAGAGGGATGACAAGAGATCCTCACATCGTCTCTTTGAAGCTTGCTCGTTTTGGCACAGGTATCCATCAAAGAGTTTATTAATGTTGTCCTAAAAACATAACATGTAGCATGCAAGTAACAGATCTCAGTTTTATAATGGATCAGAAGAGATTTCATCTATGTACACTCTGACATCTCTTCACACCACTGAACCCCAGAAGAGAGCAGCAAAATAATCACACTGATTACTGGGTTTGCAGCATGTATTCTAGGCATGTAACAATTCACTCAACTTACAATTCGATACGATTCACGATATTGGTTTCACAGTACGATTTTCTAATGGTTTTCTCACAGCTTTttaagatgaaaagaaaataccATCTAATCTTTCCTGAACCCAGTCAGCTCTCCTCAAATATACATTCATAAACCCCCAACCCCAAATGTATTGCGATTCATTTAGCATCTTAACCGACTTGAATCGTCGCATGTTTTAATCGTTTTTCAACCGATTCTGGATACATCGTTACATCCCTAATGTATTCAGAACCAACAAATGGCCAGAAGAGAGATGATTTTTTCAGTTGGTTGCCCAGTGTTACTGAATCATCAGTTCAATGCATCATcctaaatgaactgaaactggAAATCTGTGAAGAGATCCAGCCTACCTCTAGAGATTTCAGGTACTTCCTATCAGTATCCCTGAAGGAGCGCTTCATGAAGGTTTGTGTCGCCATGCTGCTGAGACGTTGGTGTTCTGAGGACACATCCTTCAGTTCCAGAGGGAAGGAGTCCTTCAGCTTCTCCATTCCACTCTGGTAAACCTCAAGCCCCTCCTTCACTGCAGACTCATTCTCAATCAATGCCATAGCAATCACAGCATTCTCCAGACACGGCACAGCCCCACTGGAGATGGTGTCCACGTATGTTTTCGCCAAGTTACCCAGAACTTCAGAGAAGAAGTTAAAATGATACAGAAAAGGtattgaacaacagacagtcaTCTGTATGTTCATGCAAACTCCTCAGATTTAATTTTGAATCACCTCTGCCAGTGACTGTGATTCCATCTTTCAGCTTCTTCACTTGGCTCTCATGAAAGACTAACTTGCAGAAACGATCTGTGACCTCCAGGAAGTCAGAGGAAAGGTCAGCAGGATCCAAGCTCTCTAAACGAGACACATTCTCTGGAGCAGTTGGGAATGGGAAAGTGAAGCACGTTCTGGAAGGGAAGAATGTTTGGATGCACTCCCTGGGCAAGTTGTACTCCATCACTTTTTTTGCTATGCCTAAAACAAATGAGGGCATGCTGTCAATCCTCtcaattcaaatattattaaaccaTAAGTATTATCTCAATAAACTATGAATTTTAAGAGTAATATAAGATCTGTTGACAGACCTGTTGACAAAAACTAACACAAACTCAGTGATTGTGAGggcttttaaaataatcatttttactattattaaattACCATGTTTCAGCTTCAGAGCAAACTCTAGGTACTCATCATCTGTTGCATCTTTGCCATCAATCTTTCGCTCAAGAGTGAAGTCCCTCACAGCCCAGATGAAACTAGGGAAGAACTTCACAAACTCGCTTGAATCGTCAGCATCCTCATCTGATGATTTGACCTTAATGCACTCTGTTAGTTCAGTGACGTATCTGACAGTTTGTTCAGGTATGCCAAACATGTCACACATCAAGTGACTGTCAAACAATGATGCATAAACGCATAGATGCAAAATAAATCTAATATAGGATTTGAGGGCGAACCGGACACAAAATCTTGCAGATGATTCATTCTAACATAATTCCATACAAAAACCCAACTCAACATTCCAGACCCCAAATCAACAATTTAGGACCATAAATGAAGTTGGCTTCATCCAGAGCAGGAAAGTTAAAGACACCAAGTGACGAAGCagataacatgtaatttatggtGAGAGGAGGAGAAAAAGCCACCTCTGAACTAAAGACGATACCTAATTGGTCAGAACCTCTCGAAGAGGCTGGACAAACACCTCAGGTTAAAAGACGATGACGCATAGATCAAGACAGGTTTGGGAGATAAAAATGGGTTAGGAACAAACAGCTTCATTCAAGCTATCTAACTACTCTCATCTCACTTACTTTTCTATCTTTTACTTAGTTTCCGTTCTTTACCATTGAGAGTCTCATGTTCTAAGTTAAGTTTTGCTGCAAAGTTTAATTAACGACTCTACAGTCTTTGCCCACCTCAAAACTTTAAACTTCAGCCATGAGGGAGACTCCATTCATCTGCCAACGCACCCATGTGTTTGGCTTCCCAAGCATTGATATACATTTAATAACCCCGCCTAAGAAATGATAGAAGGgttaaattaatgattaatgGTTCATTCAGGCCAGGTTTTACAAAGTGCATACATTGCTAGAAACTTGGGATTTCAAAATTTATGAAACTCATTctcactttcttctttctttctgcaactcgtgtgaatgtgtgagtgCATGTGTTTATTTGTTAGATATTAGTTTATGTGTTAGAATAATCAAAGTcttgttcatatttttaaagaaaaatgtcttgTGTTATGTGCTTACGAATTTACGAACTGCTGACCCTGTTACCTTGCTaataaatagtgttttcacaacagTTTGGATATTCATATCCGCTGCAGAGTTGGTGTTATGACCCGTTCAAATGAACGCTGGGCGATTTATTTCTTCGGCCGTAAAATAAGTGACTCTTTCAAAATtccctataaattaattaataattccctttgagctaatttgaccttttttctCTTACACCAATGCACGTCCTCATAATAGACTGTACCTGCACATGGCAATAAAACATATCTGTAGTATCTTACAAAAAGTGATGTCTTCTTGTTCTGACTACAATGTTGTGATTTATTTGTACTCATTTGTAAAACACTTTGGATACAAACCATCAGCTAAATGACATGAATAAGTATCTAGACTGTCAGAAGGATACTGCAGTTCCTCTACAGCCCTGTTGTCAATCGTCCCTCGACTGTTGTAGACCAGAGTGCTGCTCAGTAACACAGCCAGACAGAAGATGTTGGTGTCATGCTTTGAGTCTCcctgagaaagagaaagacagtcATGGAGTTAGAAAAACTGATTAATCAGATTAATCTCAAAGAAAGCTGCCCACATAACTACAAGATACAACTTTTGGGCTCTTTAACAGCATTAAACCAGTGCAAATTAGTCTTTAAacgggtcatgaattgagaaatcattTGCCTTGACATTTTGACATACAACGCTGGGTACACACCACAAGATAATCAGGCTGATTTTGGGCCAATTTGTCCCCTTCCGTCAGGTAATGtcccgattatcttgatggttctacagattatcttattGGATTTTCCTGTGatgtgaggtgtgttaagagtgactgaatctgctcGGAAGAATGTTGGAGGCGCTCCGATCGTGaatcgtaaatattcaacataaatattcatagtacactttaaatatctacTCTTGAAGTTTTGAACTGCAAAATTCACtcagaaatatacagaaaaCAGGATTATACTGAAAACACATTGCAATGGCATTCCAAGCAAACTTAAAGTGTGCTAATGGCATCATTATTGTGTGCTTCAAATACAGTGAAgtaatctttataaataattattattcattatagtATACACAGTATACCAGGAGAACATCAGTGAGACATTGGGAACAGATATGTATGTACATTAAATGTAGTAAACACTACGGACTGGATTCGAACCCGGGTCGCTGCTACACTCTGTTTACCAGTTGTGCCTCCACGCAGATATACACAACACAAATACTTCGTGTTCTTTCTATACTGTTACAAGTACTGCTATAAGCAAACAGATTTTTCTATCAAGGACAGCACAaattatatattgatttaaagacTGGAATCACAGAGAAAAGTCTCAATATAGGTGCAGTAAGTGGTGCGTAAAAAATTAACGCAAAATGGCCTGTATAGAACAAGGAAGTGTGTTAAACTTGACTCTGTTGAAGAAATAAAGCCAGCAGAcacaacattaaatattatCTGCAGAATGTTTTGCGTCCCTTTTACCTGACATGATCTGTCACTAATGCTGCAGGAAGTAATTGcataaatcagcatatcattAGTTTTATTCTTGTGCACGCACTAAAACACAGACAGTTCCGTTCGTTGGTGGAAGAATGTGAACTGCTTGTGTTTCAGTGACTTCAACTCTCAATATACTGCACAACTGCTCCTGATGTAAAACGCAATGAAATGATTTGGCCGTTTGACATCTCACATTAAAGCTGCGGATTTAAATGTGACGCGTTAATtgaagttatttttaatatattttaatacattttacattgttgcttttaatgcagttaacatttctgaatttatttgtgtaatttttgagGACTAGTCAACAAACTAACTAGCTATTAATTGAAAATGTGCCAACAAATGGTGAATGTGACATTCTGAATACGGGTTTCTCTGCTCTGAAAGTGAAAGTATTCTTGGACCATCGAAACTGCTTGTGACATttgatgttaattttagttGTGTTTCAGTACTCTGGTTTTTACATCACCTTGTCCACGTCTCCGAGTCCCTCAGTGTCCAGCAGCACCAGAGTGGTTCCTGCTTTAGTGGGATGGGGCATACACCACATCCAGATGCCCTTCGTCTTGGACTCAATGGTGCTGCCCAATGCAAACCCTGATAAaccacacaaaaaacaaaaaaacaaaaaacaaaacaaaccccaAAGCATAACTGCATGATGTTTCTCTTAAGCTTTTGGATGTTATCACTGTTGCCTGTATAGTTCTAACCTGTTCGTTTTCCTGCGAGGCGATTCATCAGGAAGGACTTCCCGGTGCGGTAGAGACCCACCACGGCCACCACCACCACTGGCTGCTGGATCTGCTGCAGGATCTGTAGAGCTGACTGCTGCACACACAGCTTCCCATCTGACTCCGTGTCAATCAAGCACACTGGTTTGTCCATTGTCACTGGAGAATACAGCTGTTGAACAGATACgcacatttaaaatcatttaagtaaCTGCAGTGTACTGGAGGTAAAAATTTAAGGTGGCTTGAGAAATATTCAGACAATTCTATAGTACACAATAGGGTAATTCCCCAGATCAGCAGCTTTTCCATTTTCTGTTTGGGgaagtttgtgtaaaaatgtttatcatgtcattttaacacacatgcacacacatggacagagaaacaaacaaaagccaCCGAATATACTCACTTATACGCATATATAAACATTCCAATATAAACTCACACCTTTCAACATACAGACATCCACACTGACataatgcacacatacacattcaccACACATTACACAAGAACACTGAATaagtcacataaaaaaaatgttgtaagcTTTGTTTCTGCTCAGCTACCATATCAGCCTCAATTCAAATGTTGATGTTCATGAACAAAGTCATTTTGAAGTTGTAGCAAGACATGGACCTAAAGTTTATCAGAACATGTCAGGGTAGAGAGatcactcatacacacacatttataaatgGCTTATGGGGACTCTCCATATGCATAATAGCATTTATGCTGAGCTAATGATATTTCTATCTGTTGTAACACCCCATGAATGAAGGAAAGTCACTTACCTTTTTGCTTTACTTCAGTAGCTTGAGTCCTGAGTTGTATACAAGTTGTAGTTTCCTGACATTCTATTTTTATATCTTAGACACTCCTTCAGTCCAGGCCATAAATGGTCTAGAGTAAGTTAGGGGATGTCCCTGGTCTCTCAGTAACTCTCTGGTTATTCTATGTGGATGACTTAACATCCCATTTTGTTGAATGAGCAAATAGCAATGTGCAGTTTAACTTTTGTTTTCACTTTCAAAATCAGAAACTGGAACATGTGTTAGGAGACATGTGTTATAAGAGTCTTCCCAGAATGTGTAACTAACTGGAATTCACAACACTATATGACTTACTCCCGTGTATCAGACTCCATGAAAAGAATATGGAAAATGTTTACCTGTGACTCGATCAGTAGTGCATGA
The Ctenopharyngodon idella isolate HZGC_01 chromosome 4, HZGC01, whole genome shotgun sequence genome window above contains:
- the LOC127511083 gene encoding guanylate-binding protein 1-like isoform X2, whose amino-acid sequence is MDKPVCLIDTESDGKLCVQQSALQILQQIQQPVVVVAVVGLYRTGKSFLMNRLAGKRTGFALGSTIESKTKGIWMWCMPHPTKAGTTLVLLDTEGLGDVDKGDSKHDTNIFCLAVLLSSTLVYNSRGTIDNRAVEELQYVTELTECIKVKSSDEDADDSSEFVKFFPSFIWAVRDFTLERKIDGKDATDDEYLEFALKLKHGIAKKVMEYNLPRECIQTFFPSRTCFTFPFPTAPENVSRLESLDPADLSSDFLEVTDRFCKLVFHESQVKKLKDGITVTGRVLGNLAKTYVDTISSGAVPCLENAVIAMALIENESAVKEGLEVYQSGMEKLKDSFPLELKDVSSEHQRLSSMATQTFMKRSFRDTDRKYLKSLEDNINKLFDGYLCQNEQASKRRCEDLLSSLSATMTKNLKQGFYIKPGGYDLFCKDLEDIVKNYNSQANKEVKAEEVLKEFLKQKSVDSKAILQADKKLTEEEKKIKEEIEKAALLKQEIRDQKQRQLEEKMEAEKQSNEERMRQMKEKMDLELRLQREEAERAMESKLREQADLLEKGFKEKADRMTQEMEEFKRQNAEDESNRAKEFEEKLETSNKRHEQSMAKMMQQHKKEMEDKQQKNASSSDSCFMS
- the LOC127511083 gene encoding guanylate-binding protein 1-like isoform X1, with the translated sequence MDKPVCLIDTESDGKLCVQQSALQILQQIQQPVVVVAVVGLYRTGKSFLMNRLAGKRTGFALGSTIESKTKGIWMWCMPHPTKAGTTLVLLDTEGLGDVDKGDSKHDTNIFCLAVLLSSTLVYNSRGTIDNRAVEELQYVTELTECIKVKSSDEDADDSSEFVKFFPSFIWAVRDFTLERKIDGKDATDDEYLEFALKLKHGIAKKVMEYNLPRECIQTFFPSRTCFTFPFPTAPENVSRLESLDPADLSSDFLEVTDRFCKLVFHESQVKKLKDGITVTGRVLGNLAKTYVDTISSGAVPCLENAVIAMALIENESAVKEGLEVYQSGMEKLKDSFPLELKDVSSEHQRLSSMATQTFMKRSFRDTDRKYLKSLEDNINKLFDGYLCQNEQASKRRCEDLLSSLSATMTKNLKQGFYIKPGGYDLFCKDLEDIVKNYNSQANKEVKAEEVLKEFLKQKSVDSKAILQADKKLTEEEKKIKEEIEKAALLKQEIKAKEEKQRQLEEKMEAERRINEERMRHMEVKMDLELRLQREEAERAMDSKLREQADLLEKGFKDKADRMTQEIAEFKRRNAEAESNRAKEFTEKLEKSNKRHEQSMAMMMQQHREQMEAIQRINAEIMEKTALLQQEIRDQKQRQLEEKMEAEKQSNEERMRQMKEKMDLELRLQREEADRAMDSKLREQADLLEKGFKDKADRMTQEMEEFKRQNAEAESNRAREFMKLENSNRRHEEFMAMTQRPDRGHSEECTLRWMLYLVKCFNSVIIKLIRGL